Proteins from one Staphylococcus sp. IVB6214 genomic window:
- a CDS encoding DUF1304 domain-containing protein — MSIISTILVVLVALEFFFIMYLETFKTVSDQTSRVFNISKDKLRDHHIQMLLKNQGIYNGIIGILLLYGVFFSGDPKEVCTMLLLYIVGVALYGGISSDKSIFFKQGTLPIVTLISILFLA; from the coding sequence ATGTCTATTATATCGACAATTCTAGTTGTATTAGTGGCTTTAGAGTTCTTTTTTATTATGTATCTCGAAACGTTTAAAACAGTTTCAGATCAAACGAGTCGTGTGTTTAATATCTCAAAGGACAAATTACGTGATCATCACATACAAATGTTGTTGAAAAACCAAGGCATTTATAACGGTATAATCGGTATATTATTGTTATATGGTGTATTTTTCTCGGGGGATCCAAAAGAAGTTTGTACTATGTTACTTTTGTATATTGTAGGTGTGGCACTATATGGCGGTATCTCAAGTGATAAAAGTATCTTCTTCAAGCAAGGTACATTACCGATCGTTACACTGATTAGCATTTTATTTTTAGCATAA
- a CDS encoding cold-shock protein, with product MYNGTVKWFNAEKGFGFIEREEGNDVFVHFSAIEGEGYKSLEEGQQVEFDIVSGDRGDQAANVIKR from the coding sequence ATGTATAACGGTACAGTAAAATGGTTTAACGCAGAAAAAGGTTTTGGATTTATCGAACGTGAAGAAGGAAACGACGTATTCGTTCACTTCTCAGCAATCGAAGGTGAAGGCTACAAATCATTAGAAGAAGGTCAACAAGTGGAATTTGATATCGTATCAGGTGACCGCGGTGATCAAGCAGCTAACGTTATCAAACGTTAA
- the clpP gene encoding ATP-dependent Clp endopeptidase proteolytic subunit ClpP, with protein MNLIPTVIETTNRGERAYDIYSRLLKDRIIMLGSAIDDNVANSIVSQLLFLQAQDAEKDIYLYINSPGGSVTAGFAIYDTIQHIKPDVQTICIGMAASMGSFLLAAGAKGKRFALPNAEVMIHQPLGGAQGQATEIEIAANHILKTREKLNKILSERTGQSIEKIQKDTDRDNFLTAEEAKEYGLIDEVMVPEHA; from the coding sequence ATGAATTTAATTCCTACAGTTATAGAAACAACAAATCGTGGAGAACGTGCGTATGACATTTATTCACGTCTACTGAAAGACCGTATTATCATGTTAGGGTCAGCAATTGACGATAACGTTGCAAATTCAATTGTATCACAACTCTTATTTTTACAAGCACAAGATGCTGAGAAAGATATCTATTTATATATTAACTCACCAGGTGGTAGTGTAACTGCTGGTTTTGCAATTTACGATACAATTCAACACATCAAGCCGGATGTACAAACAATCTGTATCGGTATGGCTGCATCAATGGGATCATTCTTACTTGCTGCTGGTGCAAAAGGGAAACGTTTCGCACTTCCTAATGCTGAAGTCATGATTCACCAACCACTAGGTGGCGCGCAAGGTCAAGCAACAGAAATTGAAATTGCCGCAAATCATATCTTAAAAACACGTGAGAAACTTAATAAAATTTTATCTGAGCGTACAGGTCAATCTATTGAAAAGATTCAAAAAGATACTGACCGTGATAACTTCTTAACAGCCGAGGAAGCAAAAGAATACGGCTTAATTGATGAAGTAATGGTGCCAGAACACGCATAA
- a CDS encoding VOC family protein, producing MNFHQNHFAHVSRIVLNVNDIKQQVKFYTEVVGLEPSVVTDEQAVLNIGRNGHQLILRALKNGRHASVSEAGLFHVAILLPDKRQVGQLLHHLLKHQVMVSGGDHIVSQAIYFNDPEGNGIEVYADRDSATWTWQGDQVVMDTLELDGNRLLEIAGDTLWQGMPNDAKIGHLHLKSHDVEGSSEFYQQFTFKRVAQMPRAVFMSDGTYHHHLAVNAWQSKNVRQNIRETYGLVAFNLVSDALDQDTVITPEGFEMTINAAL from the coding sequence ATGAATTTCCATCAAAATCATTTTGCACATGTATCACGAATTGTATTGAATGTGAATGATATAAAGCAACAAGTAAAGTTTTACACTGAGGTAGTTGGTTTAGAACCGTCAGTGGTTACAGATGAGCAAGCAGTGTTAAATATAGGTCGAAACGGACATCAGCTTATTTTGAGGGCATTAAAGAATGGACGTCATGCCAGTGTGAGTGAAGCAGGGCTATTTCATGTGGCGATATTGCTACCTGATAAAAGGCAAGTCGGTCAATTGCTTCATCATTTGTTAAAACATCAAGTGATGGTATCAGGTGGAGATCATATAGTCAGTCAAGCAATCTATTTCAATGATCCTGAAGGGAATGGCATTGAAGTATACGCAGATCGAGATTCAGCAACATGGACGTGGCAAGGGGATCAAGTTGTAATGGATACACTTGAATTGGATGGTAATCGTTTATTGGAGATAGCAGGTGATACATTATGGCAAGGAATGCCAAATGACGCAAAGATCGGTCATTTACACTTGAAATCACATGATGTAGAAGGGTCATCTGAATTCTATCAACAATTCACATTTAAACGTGTTGCGCAAATGCCACGTGCGGTATTTATGTCTGATGGTACGTATCATCATCATCTTGCAGTAAATGCGTGGCAATCGAAAAATGTTCGGCAAAATATTCGGGAAACATATGGGTTAGTTGCTTTTAATCTTGTGAGTGATGCGTTAGATCAAGATACTGTGATAACACCAGAAGGATTTGAGATGACAATTAATGCTGCGCTCTAA
- a CDS encoding GNAT family N-acetyltransferase — MIREATIRDLSAILGIYNYAIRETTAVYTYDEVTLSERQQWLESKQKEGIPVYVYVQHDKVVGFATYGVFRNWPAYQYTVEHSVYVHPEYHRKGIASRLLEQIEYTLIERGYQTVVAGIDDFNSGSKLLHEKHGFKHIGTFDKVGYKFDRWLDLAFYQKQLK, encoded by the coding sequence ATGATTAGAGAAGCGACGATTCGAGATTTGTCAGCAATTTTGGGGATATATAATTATGCAATCCGTGAAACAACAGCGGTTTACACATATGATGAAGTGACATTATCTGAACGCCAACAATGGTTAGAATCCAAACAAAAGGAAGGCATTCCTGTCTATGTCTATGTACAACATGATAAAGTAGTAGGGTTTGCAACATATGGTGTATTTCGTAATTGGCCAGCGTATCAATATACTGTTGAACATTCGGTTTATGTTCATCCTGAATATCATCGTAAAGGTATTGCTTCACGTTTACTTGAACAAATCGAATATACTTTGATAGAGCGAGGTTATCAAACAGTAGTTGCAGGTATTGATGACTTCAATAGTGGTAGCAAGTTATTACATGAAAAGCATGGATTCAAACATATAGGAACCTTTGACAAGGTAGGTTACAAGTTTGATCGATGGCTGGATTTGGCATTTTATCAAAAGCAATTAAAGTAA
- a CDS encoding TIGR01777 family oxidoreductase, producing the protein MTTYLISGGTGLIGQQLINKLLTSKTHHIYILTRTTHHSDNPQITYINWNEENWQHQVPNIDIVINLAGATLSRYWTKTYKQKMMTSRIQSTRALFDLFSTREKIPSVMFNASAIGYYPPSNTAVYTEETQTSPHDFLSEIVYQWERQANLFNQLRTRVIIGRFGLVLSNQGGAWPSMSLPYRCFIGGKLGNGKQPYSWIHIDDLVNAIVYLIHKPETTGAYNLTAPNPVTQHVLGLQVQQVLKRPHYTRVPKGVLRLFLGEMATLLIDTQYVLPERLMKSEFQFQYPHLTQALEILHHEKKHTART; encoded by the coding sequence ATGACAACATATTTAATAAGTGGTGGTACAGGTCTTATTGGACAACAATTGATCAATAAGCTTTTAACTTCAAAAACGCATCATATTTATATTTTGACCCGTACAACGCATCATTCGGACAATCCACAAATCACATATATTAATTGGAATGAGGAGAACTGGCAACATCAAGTCCCAAACATCGATATCGTAATCAACTTAGCAGGAGCAACACTCAGTCGATATTGGACGAAGACCTATAAACAAAAAATGATGACGAGTCGTATTCAATCGACACGTGCATTATTCGATCTATTCAGTACACGCGAAAAGATTCCTAGTGTCATGTTCAATGCGAGTGCCATTGGTTATTATCCCCCTTCAAATACAGCGGTGTATACAGAAGAGACCCAGACTTCACCTCACGACTTCTTATCAGAAATTGTTTACCAATGGGAACGACAAGCAAATCTCTTTAATCAATTAAGGACACGTGTCATTATTGGGCGTTTTGGATTAGTTCTTTCCAACCAAGGTGGTGCATGGCCGTCCATGTCTTTACCTTATCGTTGTTTTATCGGTGGTAAGTTAGGAAACGGAAAACAACCCTATTCATGGATACACATTGATGACCTTGTGAATGCGATTGTCTATTTGATTCATAAACCTGAAACAACAGGCGCCTACAATTTAACTGCACCAAATCCAGTCACACAGCATGTCCTTGGACTCCAAGTACAACAAGTATTGAAACGTCCCCATTATACACGTGTCCCAAAAGGCGTTTTGCGTCTATTTTTAGGTGAAATGGCTACTTTGCTCATCGATACACAATATGTCTTACCTGAACGGTTAATGAAGTCAGAATTTCAATTTCAATACCCACATTTAACACAAGCTTTAGAAATACTTCATCATGAAAAAAAGCATACGGCTAGAACATAA
- a CDS encoding DUF4887 domain-containing protein, producing the protein MAAPQRSNQGPRYRDDGKGTSKKKLAGCLSIAVVLFLVGTLVFSVFAFVDQSQKSDQRLKDKQMEEQKEKRKAEEKKKKELKEKQRMEAEKRAAEERALIEQQQREAAIARERAAAQQRSQYQKAQPKKETPKEDKEDDKEQEEKKSEEAPKEEKTETKPKPSQPSQQAQTENKPQQTAPQQQNQPKPQTQQAQPNTQQSTQTQSKDNNTAQ; encoded by the coding sequence ATGGCAGCACCACAACGTAGTAATCAAGGACCTAGATATAGAGACGATGGCAAAGGAACAAGTAAGAAAAAGTTAGCAGGATGTTTGAGTATTGCAGTTGTTTTGTTTTTAGTTGGTACATTGGTTTTCTCTGTCTTTGCTTTTGTTGATCAATCGCAAAAGTCAGATCAACGATTGAAAGACAAGCAAATGGAAGAGCAGAAGGAAAAACGTAAAGCAGAAGAAAAGAAGAAAAAAGAATTAAAAGAAAAGCAAAGAATGGAAGCAGAAAAACGAGCAGCTGAAGAACGTGCACTTATTGAGCAACAGCAGAGAGAAGCGGCAATTGCAAGAGAACGTGCAGCGGCACAACAGCGCAGTCAATATCAGAAGGCCCAACCTAAAAAAGAGACACCTAAAGAAGATAAAGAGGATGATAAAGAGCAGGAAGAGAAAAAATCAGAAGAAGCACCAAAAGAGGAAAAAACGGAAACGAAACCGAAACCATCACAACCTTCTCAACAGGCACAAACAGAAAATAAGCCGCAACAAACGGCGCCTCAACAACAAAACCAACCTAAACCACAAACGCAACAAGCGCAACCTAATACGCAACAATCAACACAAACACAATCAAAAGACAATAACACAGCACAATAG
- a CDS encoding sugar-binding domain-containing protein: MKRMIQVQQKIVPDLIDKMYRRFSILTAIQKYQPVGRRTLSEILNLTERVLRSETDLLKLQDLILVKPTGMTITSEGVDVMYQLKEYFSHYSDEHHLAKFIRDHYNISEVHVIPGNSDTDLNVKVELGRITGQLLEKQLFDEAIVSVTGGSTMASVSNAMSELPFNVLFVPARGGLGENVVFQANTICSTMAQRTGGHYTTLYVPDQVSEQTYQNLMHEPSVVNTLNRIRQSQFIIHGIGDALKMANRRQSSSEVIEKLQHHNAVGEAFGYYFNQQGEIIHKVKTIGLQLEEVQSKAHIFAVAGGNSKGNAIKAYLEVAPKNTILVTDEAAAKIITQDLLKQ; this comes from the coding sequence TTGAAACGTATGATTCAAGTGCAACAAAAAATTGTGCCTGACTTGATAGATAAAATGTATCGACGGTTTTCAATTTTGACAGCAATACAGAAATATCAACCGGTTGGTCGACGTACTTTGAGTGAAATTTTAAATCTAACTGAGAGAGTACTAAGATCAGAAACGGACTTGCTGAAACTTCAAGATCTCATTTTGGTAAAACCAACAGGTATGACAATCACATCTGAAGGTGTTGATGTGATGTATCAATTAAAAGAATATTTTTCACATTATTCTGATGAACATCATTTAGCCAAATTCATCCGAGATCATTACAACATAAGTGAAGTCCATGTCATTCCTGGTAATAGTGATACAGATTTAAATGTCAAAGTTGAGTTGGGTCGTATTACGGGACAGTTACTAGAGAAGCAGTTGTTTGATGAAGCGATTGTGTCAGTGACTGGAGGCTCCACGATGGCATCAGTAAGTAACGCGATGTCAGAACTACCGTTCAACGTACTGTTTGTACCAGCGCGCGGTGGACTTGGAGAGAATGTTGTTTTTCAAGCGAATACAATTTGTTCAACAATGGCACAGCGTACGGGTGGACATTACACAACGCTTTATGTGCCAGATCAAGTAAGCGAGCAAACGTATCAAAACCTAATGCATGAACCATCTGTTGTAAACACATTGAATAGAATTAGACAATCACAATTTATTATACACGGCATAGGTGATGCGCTGAAAATGGCGAATCGCAGACAATCATCATCAGAAGTCATTGAAAAACTTCAACATCACAATGCCGTTGGAGAAGCTTTTGGTTATTATTTTAACCAGCAAGGCGAGATTATTCACAAGGTTAAAACGATTGGACTTCAATTAGAAGAAGTGCAATCAAAAGCACATATTTTTGCTGTGGCAGGCGGTAATTCTAAAGGCAATGCGATTAAGGCATATTTAGAAGTTGCACCGAAGAACACGATCCTTGTCACTGACGAGGCAGCAGCAAAGATTATTACGCAAGATTTATTAAAACAATAA
- the gap gene encoding type I glyceraldehyde-3-phosphate dehydrogenase, which yields MAVKVAINGFGRIGRLAFRRIQDVENIEVVAVNDLTDDDMLAHLLKYDTMQGRFTEEVEVIDGGFRVNGKEVKSFSEPEPSKLPWADLGVDVVLECTGFFTSKEKAEAHIEAGAKKVLISAPGTGDLKTIVYNVNHELLDGSETVVSGASCTTNSLAPVAKTLQDSFGIVEGLMTTIHAYTGDQNTQDSPHRKGDKRRARAAAENIIPNSTGAAKAIGLVIPEIAGKLDGGAQRVPVATGSLTELTVVLEKEVTVDEVNQAMKEATNESFGYTEDEIVSSDVVGMTFGALFDATQTRVMTVGNRQLVKVASWYDNEMSYTAQLVRTLEYLADHAK from the coding sequence ATGGCAGTAAAAGTAGCAATTAACGGATTTGGTAGAATTGGACGTTTAGCATTTAGAAGAATTCAAGATGTTGAAAATATCGAAGTTGTAGCAGTAAACGACTTAACAGATGACGACATGCTTGCACACTTATTAAAATACGACACAATGCAAGGACGTTTTACTGAAGAAGTAGAAGTAATCGACGGTGGATTCCGTGTGAATGGTAAAGAAGTAAAATCATTCTCTGAACCAGAACCATCAAAATTACCTTGGGCTGACTTAGGCGTAGATGTAGTACTTGAATGTACTGGTTTCTTCACTTCAAAAGAAAAAGCTGAAGCACACATCGAAGCAGGTGCTAAAAAAGTATTAATCTCAGCACCAGGTACTGGCGACTTGAAAACAATCGTATACAACGTTAACCACGAATTATTAGACGGTTCTGAAACAGTTGTTTCAGGTGCGTCATGTACAACTAACTCACTTGCACCAGTTGCAAAAACTTTACAAGATTCATTCGGTATCGTTGAAGGTCTTATGACTACAATTCACGCATACACTGGTGACCAAAATACACAAGATTCACCACACCGTAAAGGCGACAAACGTCGTGCACGTGCGGCAGCTGAAAACATCATTCCTAACTCAACAGGTGCTGCTAAAGCAATCGGTCTTGTTATTCCAGAAATCGCTGGCAAATTGGACGGTGGTGCGCAACGTGTACCAGTTGCAACAGGTTCATTAACTGAATTAACAGTTGTTCTTGAAAAAGAAGTAACTGTAGACGAAGTAAACCAAGCAATGAAAGAAGCTACAAACGAATCATTCGGTTACACTGAAGATGAAATCGTATCATCTGACGTAGTAGGTATGACTTTCGGTGCATTATTCGATGCAACTCAAACACGTGTTATGACTGTTGGTAACCGTCAATTAGTTAAAGTTGCTTCATGGTACGATAACGAAATGTCTTATACTGCACAATTAGTTCGTACTTTAGAATATTTAGCAGACCACGCAAAATAA
- a CDS encoding phosphoglycerate kinase: MAKKDVTDVALKGKVVLVRADFNVPMKDGEITNDNRIVQALPTLQYILEQGGKVVVFSHLGKVKEESDKEKLSLAPVAKRLSEKLDKEVTFIPETRGEKLETAIQALNEGDVLMFENTRFEDVDGKKESKNDPELGKYWASLGDVFVNDAFGTAHREHASNVGISTHLETVAGFLMEKEIKFIGGVVENPDKPVVAILGGAKVSDKIGVIENLLNIADKVLIGGGMAYTFLKAQGKEIGLSLLEADRIDFAKDLLERAGDQIVLPVDGKVAKEFSNDAEITTVSVDDIPVDQESLDVGPETVELFKKQLEGAKTVVWNGPMGVFEFSNFAQGTIGVCEAIAELKDATTIIGGGDSAAAAMQLGFEEDFTHISTGGGASLEYLEGKELPGIKAIANK, encoded by the coding sequence ATGGCAAAGAAAGATGTAACTGATGTAGCCTTAAAAGGTAAAGTAGTACTTGTACGTGCAGACTTTAACGTACCAATGAAAGATGGCGAAATTACAAACGACAACCGTATTGTTCAAGCATTACCAACATTGCAATACATTCTTGAGCAAGGTGGGAAGGTCGTTGTATTCTCACACTTAGGCAAAGTGAAAGAAGAAAGCGACAAAGAAAAGTTATCTCTAGCTCCTGTTGCAAAACGTTTGTCTGAAAAATTAGACAAAGAAGTCACTTTCATCCCTGAAACACGTGGTGAAAAGTTAGAAACAGCAATTCAAGCGCTGAACGAAGGCGACGTATTAATGTTTGAAAACACACGTTTTGAAGATGTTGATGGTAAGAAAGAGTCTAAAAATGACCCTGAACTTGGTAAATATTGGGCGTCATTAGGTGATGTATTTGTCAATGATGCATTCGGTACAGCACACCGCGAGCACGCATCAAACGTAGGTATTTCAACACACCTTGAAACAGTTGCTGGTTTCTTAATGGAAAAAGAAATCAAATTTATCGGTGGCGTTGTTGAAAACCCAGATAAACCTGTTGTTGCAATTTTGGGTGGTGCGAAAGTATCAGATAAGATTGGTGTCATTGAAAACTTACTTAATATTGCTGACAAAGTATTAATTGGTGGCGGTATGGCGTACACATTCTTAAAAGCACAAGGCAAAGAAATCGGTCTTTCATTGTTGGAAGCAGACAGAATTGATTTTGCAAAAGACTTACTTGAACGTGCAGGCGATCAAATTGTCTTACCAGTTGATGGTAAAGTAGCGAAAGAATTTTCTAATGATGCTGAAATTACAACAGTATCAGTAGACGACATTCCAGTAGATCAAGAATCTCTTGATGTCGGTCCTGAAACAGTTGAGTTGTTCAAAAAACAACTTGAAGGTGCAAAAACAGTTGTATGGAATGGTCCTATGGGAGTATTCGAATTCAGTAATTTTGCACAAGGTACAATCGGTGTATGTGAAGCGATTGCTGAGTTGAAAGATGCAACAACAATTATCGGTGGTGGCGACTCAGCTGCTGCAGCAATGCAATTAGGCTTTGAAGAAGACTTCACACATATTTCAACTGGCGGTGGCGCATCACTTGAATATTTAGAAGGTAAAGAATTACCTGGTATCAAAGCAATTGCGAATAAATAA
- the tpiA gene encoding triose-phosphate isomerase: MRKPIIAGNWKMNKTVQEAKDFVNALPALPDTNEVEAVICAPTIQLDALVTLTKEGVAPGLKIGAQNTYFEESGAFTGETSPVALADLGVSYVVIGHSERRDLFHETDEEINKKAHALFKHGMTPIICVGETDEEREQGKANAVVEGQVEKALAGLSEEQVKELVIAYEPIWAIGTGKSSTAKDANEMCAAVRSTVEKLTNDEVAQAVRIQYGGSVKPNNIKEYMAETDIDGALVGGASLKVEDYVQLLEGAK; the protein is encoded by the coding sequence GTGAGAAAACCAATTATTGCAGGTAACTGGAAAATGAACAAAACAGTGCAAGAAGCAAAAGACTTTGTCAATGCGCTTCCAGCACTTCCAGATACAAATGAAGTAGAAGCAGTGATCTGTGCACCAACAATTCAATTAGACGCATTAGTGACTTTGACAAAAGAAGGCGTTGCACCTGGTTTGAAAATCGGTGCACAAAATACTTACTTTGAAGAAAGCGGTGCGTTCACAGGCGAAACATCACCTGTTGCACTAGCTGATTTAGGCGTAAGTTACGTTGTGATTGGCCACTCTGAACGCCGTGACTTATTCCATGAAACGGATGAAGAAATTAACAAAAAAGCACATGCGTTATTCAAACACGGTATGACACCAATCATCTGTGTTGGTGAAACAGATGAAGAACGTGAACAAGGCAAAGCGAATGCAGTTGTTGAAGGACAAGTAGAAAAAGCTTTAGCTGGTTTATCAGAAGAACAAGTAAAAGAACTTGTCATTGCTTATGAACCAATTTGGGCGATTGGCACTGGTAAATCTTCAACTGCTAAAGATGCAAACGAAATGTGTGCAGCAGTACGTTCAACAGTTGAGAAGTTAACGAATGATGAAGTAGCACAAGCCGTACGTATTCAATATGGTGGAAGTGTTAAACCTAACAACATCAAAGAATACATGGCAGAAACAGATATCGATGGTGCATTAGTCGGCGGCGCTTCATTAAAAGTTGAAGACTATGTTCAATTGTTAGAAGGTGCAAAGTAA
- the gpmI gene encoding 2,3-bisphosphoglycerate-independent phosphoglycerate mutase encodes MTKQPTALIILDGFANREEEHGNAVKLAHKPNFDRYAAKYPTTQIEASGLDVGLPEGQMGNSEVGHMNIGAGRIVYQSLTRINKSIADGDFYDNGVLNDAIDHAKNHEAALHIFGLLSDGGVHSHYKHLFAILELAKRKGLDKVYVHAFLDGRDVDQKSALTYIDETEAQFKALGVGQFASVSGRYYSMDRDKRWERELKAYNAIRGFGDTQYATAREGVEANYAEGLTDEFVEPFVVTGQNEGVNDGDAVIFYNFRPDRAAQLSEVFTNKAFDGFPVEQVNDLYYATFTKYNDNVDAHIVFEKVDLKNTIGEVAQDHGLTQLRIAETEKYPHVTYFMSGGQNEEFKGERRRLIASPKVATYDLKPEMSAYEVRDALLEELDKGDLDLIILNFANPDMVGHSGMLEPTIKAIEAVDECLGAVVDKIIDMNGTAIITADHGNSDEVLTDDDQPMTTHTTNPVPVIVTKEGVSLRPTGRLGDLAPTLIDLLGVTQPADMTGETLIQH; translated from the coding sequence ATGACGAAACAACCGACAGCCCTTATTATTTTAGATGGTTTTGCAAATAGAGAAGAAGAGCACGGTAACGCTGTTAAGTTAGCGCATAAACCGAACTTTGATCGATATGCTGCAAAATATCCAACGACACAAATTGAAGCAAGTGGATTAGACGTTGGTCTTCCTGAAGGTCAAATGGGTAACTCTGAGGTTGGTCATATGAATATTGGTGCTGGCCGTATTGTGTACCAAAGTTTGACACGTATTAATAAGTCTATTGCAGATGGTGACTTCTATGATAATGGTGTTTTAAATGATGCCATTGATCATGCAAAAAACCATGAAGCGGCATTGCACATCTTTGGACTTCTATCAGATGGTGGTGTGCACAGTCACTATAAACACCTATTTGCTATTTTAGAATTAGCGAAACGCAAAGGTCTTGATAAAGTTTACGTACATGCATTCTTAGATGGTCGTGACGTCGATCAAAAATCAGCATTAACGTATATTGATGAAACAGAAGCACAATTCAAAGCACTTGGTGTGGGTCAATTTGCTTCAGTATCTGGTCGTTACTATTCAATGGACCGTGATAAACGTTGGGAACGCGAATTGAAAGCATACAATGCTATCAGAGGTTTCGGTGACACACAATATGCAACTGCACGTGAAGGTGTTGAAGCAAACTACGCTGAAGGTTTAACAGATGAGTTCGTTGAGCCATTTGTTGTAACAGGTCAAAATGAAGGTGTGAATGATGGAGATGCTGTTATTTTCTACAACTTCAGACCTGATAGAGCAGCACAACTTTCAGAAGTGTTTACAAATAAAGCATTCGACGGTTTCCCAGTAGAACAAGTGAATGATTTATACTATGCGACTTTCACAAAATACAACGATAATGTAGATGCACATATTGTATTTGAAAAAGTTGATTTGAAAAATACAATTGGTGAAGTTGCACAAGATCATGGTTTGACACAATTGCGTATTGCCGAAACTGAAAAATATCCACACGTAACTTACTTTATGAGTGGCGGTCAAAACGAAGAGTTCAAAGGTGAGCGTCGTCGTCTTATCGCATCACCAAAGGTAGCAACATACGACTTGAAACCTGAAATGAGTGCGTATGAAGTGCGTGATGCTTTGTTAGAAGAGTTGGATAAGGGTGATTTAGACTTAATCATCTTAAACTTTGCGAACCCTGACATGGTCGGTCACAGTGGTATGCTAGAACCAACAATCAAAGCGATTGAAGCGGTAGATGAATGTTTAGGTGCAGTTGTTGATAAAATTATCGACATGAATGGTACAGCAATTATTACAGCTGACCACGGTAACTCTGATGAAGTGTTAACAGACGATGATCAACCAATGACAACACATACAACAAACCCAGTACCTGTTATTGTGACAAAAGAAGGCGTGTCATTACGTCCAACAGGTCGTCTTGGTGACTTAGCACCAACGTTAATTGATTTACTAGGTGTGACACAACCTGCAGATATGACAGGAGAAACTTTGATTCAGCACTAA